A single window of Pseudarthrobacter defluvii DNA harbors:
- a CDS encoding undecaprenyl-diphosphate phosphatase, which translates to MNWFEAALLGLVQGLTEFLPISSSAHLRIVGEFLPNAEDPGAAFTAITQLGTETAVLIFFWRDIVRIVKAWAGSLTGKVPRQDPDARMGWLVILGSLPIIVLGLLFQDQIESVLRSMWIVATMLIVFGLILAVADATGAQKRDLTHLTYKHGIFYGLAQALALIPGVSRSGGTITVGLLMGYTREAAARYSFLLAIPAVFGSGLYQLYKVVSKDGISGPFGLPETALATVIALVVGYVIIGWFLKFVSTRSYRLFVWYRIFLGLALYLLLGFGVISA; encoded by the coding sequence GTGAACTGGTTTGAGGCGGCCCTGCTGGGCCTTGTGCAGGGACTGACCGAATTTCTACCGATTTCCTCGAGCGCGCACCTGCGGATCGTGGGGGAGTTCCTCCCAAACGCGGAGGACCCGGGAGCCGCCTTCACGGCCATTACCCAGCTCGGTACCGAGACCGCCGTGCTGATCTTTTTCTGGCGCGACATTGTCCGCATCGTCAAGGCGTGGGCGGGGTCGCTCACCGGCAAGGTGCCGCGGCAGGATCCGGATGCCCGGATGGGGTGGCTGGTGATTCTCGGCAGCCTGCCCATCATCGTGCTGGGGCTGCTCTTCCAGGACCAGATCGAGTCTGTGCTCCGCAGCATGTGGATCGTTGCCACCATGCTGATCGTCTTCGGACTGATCCTTGCTGTGGCCGATGCCACCGGCGCCCAGAAACGGGACCTCACCCACCTGACCTACAAGCACGGCATTTTTTACGGCCTGGCGCAGGCCCTCGCGCTGATTCCCGGTGTATCCCGCTCTGGCGGCACCATCACCGTGGGCCTGCTCATGGGCTACACGCGTGAAGCGGCGGCACGCTATTCCTTCCTGCTGGCCATTCCCGCAGTGTTCGGCAGCGGGCTTTACCAGCTTTACAAAGTGGTCTCCAAGGACGGCATCTCCGGGCCGTTCGGCCTTCCGGAGACCGCACTTGCCACGGTTATCGCCCTGGTGGTGGGTTATGTCATCATCGGCTGGTTCCTGAAATTCGTCTCGACACGCAGCTACCGCCTTTTCGTCTGGTACCGGATCTTCCTGGGCCTGGCCCTGTACCTCCTCCTCGGTTTCGGCGTCATCAGCGCCTAG
- a CDS encoding DUF5703 family protein: MKEQFLTSSVQRERDYLRQYEYLVLTVSPEDSLPEARRRLVEHSEYGKWELERSKLYVGGGRRFWLRRRVMQVQRTV, encoded by the coding sequence ATGAAGGAACAATTTCTCACCAGCTCGGTCCAGCGGGAACGGGATTATTTGCGCCAGTACGAGTACCTGGTACTGACCGTCAGCCCTGAGGATTCCTTGCCCGAGGCGCGGCGCCGCCTTGTTGAACACTCCGAATACGGCAAGTGGGAACTGGAACGCAGCAAGCTTTACGTGGGCGGCGGCAGGCGCTTTTGGCTGCGGCGCCGGGTGATGCAGGTCCAGCGGACCGTGTAG
- a CDS encoding aldo/keto reductase — MQQRYVGNSGLRVSALSLGTRSWGGETDEQDASELLRTFLESGGRHVDTSASYAGGASEAVLGSLLGDVVSRTEISISTKAGMTTPDGRRAVDTSRNAMLTGLDASLARLGSDYVDLWFAEAWDGNVPLDETLGALEFAVRSGRARYAGISNFKGWQAAKAAATSGVPLVAVQAEYSFLARQAEAELIPAVEDAGLGLMAWGPLGRGVLTGKYRGSIPTGSRGASVSEAAYVEPYLEEKPSRIVDAVCMAANGLGRTPQDVALSWLLSQQGVATAIVGARTPVQLKEILDAQLSPLPPQIARALEDVSAGS; from the coding sequence ATGCAGCAGCGTTACGTCGGCAACAGTGGATTGCGAGTTTCAGCCCTCTCCCTGGGCACCCGGTCATGGGGCGGGGAAACTGACGAACAGGACGCATCAGAGTTGCTGCGCACCTTCCTTGAATCCGGCGGCCGGCACGTGGATACCTCAGCTTCGTACGCCGGCGGCGCCTCGGAGGCCGTCCTTGGTTCCCTGCTGGGCGACGTCGTGTCCCGCACCGAGATTTCCATCTCCACCAAAGCAGGAATGACGACGCCGGATGGGCGCCGCGCCGTGGACACGTCCCGCAATGCGATGCTCACCGGACTTGACGCCAGCCTGGCCAGGCTGGGCAGCGACTATGTGGACCTGTGGTTTGCCGAGGCATGGGACGGCAACGTACCCCTGGACGAAACGCTGGGGGCGCTTGAATTCGCGGTGCGTTCCGGGCGGGCGCGGTACGCCGGGATCTCGAACTTCAAGGGCTGGCAGGCCGCCAAGGCCGCAGCCACCAGCGGCGTCCCGCTGGTGGCTGTCCAGGCCGAGTACTCGTTCCTTGCCCGGCAGGCTGAGGCGGAGCTGATACCGGCCGTTGAGGATGCTGGGCTTGGCTTGATGGCGTGGGGGCCGCTGGGCCGTGGAGTCCTCACCGGGAAGTACCGGGGCAGCATCCCCACTGGTTCCCGTGGCGCCTCGGTCAGCGAGGCCGCCTACGTGGAGCCGTACCTGGAGGAGAAGCCATCACGCATCGTGGATGCGGTGTGCATGGCCGCCAACGGGCTGGGCCGGACGCCCCAGGACGTGGCGTTGTCCTGGCTGCTGTCGCAGCAGGGAGTTGCCACGGCCATCGTTGGGGCCCGTACACCGGTGCAATTGAAAGAAATTCTCGATGCCCAGCTTTCGCCGCTGCCCCCACAGATTGCCAGGGCTTTGGAGGATGTCTCCGCCGGCTCCTAG
- a CDS encoding acyl-CoA dehydrogenase family protein: MTPEELLPDELLERIRSRAAGYDRDNAFFHEDLQELAAAGYLKLFVPTSDGGAGLGLEAAAQCQRRLATAAPATALAVNMHLVWTGVAHVLAARGDHSLAFVLKEAAQGEVFAFGNSEAGNDSVLFDSRTTATPEQDGGYTFTGTKIFTSLSPAWTRLGIFGKDPDARNGDGELIHGFISRETPGYRILDDWDTLGMRASQSATTVLDGVAVPADRIFRKLPVGPNADPLIFAIFACFESLLAAVYTGLGERALAVGVQTVKRRTSFKNGGRSYAQDPDIRWKVADAAMAMDNLYPQLKSVTADVDALADHGTQWFPKLVGLKVNATETARRVVDLAIRVSGGSSYFRGSELERLYRDVLAGMFHPSDDESAHNTVANAWLGPLED; the protein is encoded by the coding sequence ATGACGCCAGAGGAACTGTTGCCCGATGAGCTCCTGGAGCGCATCCGCAGCCGGGCAGCCGGATATGACCGTGACAACGCGTTCTTCCACGAGGACCTGCAGGAGTTGGCAGCGGCCGGGTACCTGAAGCTTTTCGTGCCAACGTCCGACGGCGGTGCGGGGCTTGGGCTCGAAGCGGCGGCGCAGTGCCAGCGCAGGCTGGCAACGGCTGCCCCCGCCACCGCACTGGCCGTCAACATGCACCTGGTCTGGACCGGCGTCGCACACGTCCTGGCTGCCCGGGGCGACCACTCGCTGGCCTTCGTCCTCAAGGAAGCCGCCCAGGGAGAGGTCTTCGCGTTCGGCAACTCGGAAGCCGGCAACGACTCCGTCCTCTTCGACTCCCGGACCACCGCCACGCCGGAACAGGACGGGGGATACACGTTCACCGGAACCAAAATCTTCACCAGCCTCTCGCCGGCCTGGACCCGTTTGGGCATCTTCGGGAAGGACCCGGACGCCCGGAACGGCGACGGTGAGCTCATCCACGGGTTCATCAGCCGCGAAACGCCCGGCTACCGGATCCTGGACGACTGGGACACGCTGGGAATGCGGGCAAGCCAGTCAGCCACCACAGTCCTTGACGGTGTGGCCGTTCCAGCGGACCGGATCTTCCGGAAACTCCCCGTAGGCCCTAATGCAGATCCCCTGATCTTCGCCATCTTCGCGTGCTTTGAGAGCCTCCTGGCGGCTGTTTACACAGGGCTGGGCGAACGGGCCCTGGCCGTGGGCGTGCAGACAGTGAAGCGGCGGACGTCCTTCAAGAACGGCGGACGCAGCTACGCCCAGGACCCCGATATCCGATGGAAGGTGGCGGACGCCGCCATGGCCATGGACAACCTATATCCCCAGCTCAAGTCCGTTACGGCCGATGTTGATGCACTTGCCGACCATGGCACCCAGTGGTTTCCCAAGCTGGTGGGCCTGAAGGTGAATGCGACCGAAACGGCGCGGCGGGTGGTGGACCTGGCCATCCGTGTCAGCGGGGGATCAAGCTATTTCCGGGGTTCGGAGCTGGAACGGCTTTACCGGGATGTGCTGGCCGGGATGTTCCACCCCTCCGACGACGAGTCGGCCCACAACACGGTGGCGAACGCCTGGCTGGGCCCGCTGGAAGATTAG
- the mshC gene encoding cysteine--1-D-myo-inosityl 2-amino-2-deoxy-alpha-D-glucopyranoside ligase — MKSWTSRPVPALPGNMPAIRLFDTAAGREVALEQEARPSMYVCGITPYDATHMGHAASYVAFDLLNRAWRDAGSEVSYVQNVTDVDDPLLERATATGVDWRDLAAEQVELFQTDMEALNVLAPDHYVGAVESIGLIVPEVERLVSMGLAYQVAGTNGEPDGDVYYDVEAAGKQSTAPGAWALGCISHLGESAMLELFAERGGDPGRAGKRQALDPLLWRVERTGEPSWPGGSLGAGRPGWHIECTVIAQKYLPSPFTVQGGGSDLIFPHHEMGAGHAYSLAGVPLAKHYAHAGMVGLDGEKMSKSKGNLVLVSKLRAAGEDPAAIRLAILAHHYRSDWSWTDEGFAAAKADLAAWRTALDHAPAGSAQPLLTEMREALAADLNAPAAVAAISRWARAANDGGASASPADRALVEDAVDALLGIRL; from the coding sequence GTGAAATCCTGGACTTCCCGCCCCGTTCCTGCCCTGCCCGGAAACATGCCCGCCATCCGGCTGTTCGACACCGCGGCAGGCCGCGAAGTTGCGCTGGAGCAGGAGGCCAGGCCCTCCATGTACGTCTGCGGCATCACCCCTTACGACGCGACCCACATGGGCCATGCGGCCAGCTACGTCGCCTTCGACCTGTTGAACCGCGCCTGGCGCGATGCAGGCAGTGAGGTCTCCTATGTGCAGAACGTCACGGACGTGGATGATCCCTTGCTGGAGCGCGCCACCGCCACCGGCGTCGACTGGCGCGACCTCGCGGCGGAGCAGGTGGAGCTCTTCCAAACCGACATGGAGGCGCTGAACGTCCTGGCGCCCGACCACTACGTCGGCGCGGTGGAATCCATCGGCCTGATCGTTCCCGAGGTGGAGCGTCTGGTCAGCATGGGGCTGGCATACCAGGTGGCCGGCACCAATGGCGAACCTGACGGGGATGTCTATTACGACGTCGAAGCTGCCGGCAAGCAGTCAACGGCACCTGGCGCCTGGGCACTGGGATGTATTTCCCATTTGGGCGAAAGCGCCATGCTGGAGCTTTTCGCCGAGCGCGGCGGCGACCCCGGCCGGGCCGGGAAGAGGCAGGCACTGGACCCGCTGCTCTGGCGGGTGGAACGGACGGGCGAGCCCAGCTGGCCGGGTGGAAGCCTGGGTGCAGGCAGGCCCGGCTGGCATATCGAGTGCACCGTCATCGCCCAGAAGTACCTGCCCTCACCCTTTACTGTGCAGGGCGGTGGTTCAGATTTGATCTTCCCGCACCACGAGATGGGCGCCGGGCACGCATACTCCTTGGCCGGCGTCCCCCTAGCCAAGCACTACGCCCACGCAGGCATGGTGGGGCTCGACGGCGAGAAGATGAGCAAGTCAAAGGGCAACCTGGTGCTCGTCTCCAAACTCCGCGCTGCGGGCGAGGACCCGGCTGCAATCCGCCTGGCCATCCTGGCGCACCATTACCGCTCCGACTGGTCCTGGACGGATGAGGGCTTCGCAGCTGCCAAGGCTGACTTGGCGGCGTGGCGGACGGCCCTGGACCACGCTCCAGCAGGATCAGCCCAGCCGCTCCTGACCGAGATGCGGGAAGCGCTGGCAGCAGACCTCAACGCCCCGGCAGCGGTCGCCGCAATCTCGCGCTGGGCACGGGCCGCTAACGACGGCGGTGCTTCCGCCAGCCCTGCTGACCGTGCCCTGGTGGAAGACGCCGTGGACGCCCTTCTGGGCATCCGGCTCTAA
- a CDS encoding site-2 protease family protein codes for MADPGDAQRAKPDNPARREGIPLGRIAGVPVVLAYSWFVIAAFTVIVYGPVLARNNPMLGMSAYLVAFAYAVLLLISVLVHELAHALTAKIYGWPTQKIVLNLWGGHTQFESFTSSPGRSVLVALAGPAANFVLAGGAWLLLGTDSLGSVAEILTNIFMWANFLIGVFNVLPGLPLDGGRLVESIVWKATGSQAKGTVAAGWGGRIIVLAIAYWFLLRPFLAGDQPDFSLLMITILVGGFLWMGASASIQQGTLRGRLPLVSAAALSTPAAGIPATGTVRDALRLGAAGTKSVVVCGTDGRPQAVVDPDALASVPAVAADTTPITAVSFPLAAGAYVPEWSKGQELIQFLSQLEGRHYAVVDHNGAVTGLLTQDAVLAAITGKRQRNDRHPQGQTR; via the coding sequence ATGGCTGATCCCGGCGACGCCCAGCGCGCAAAACCGGACAACCCGGCGCGCCGTGAAGGGATCCCGCTGGGGCGCATCGCGGGCGTCCCGGTCGTCCTCGCCTATTCGTGGTTCGTCATTGCGGCTTTCACCGTGATTGTCTACGGTCCTGTGCTGGCACGGAACAACCCGATGCTGGGCATGAGCGCCTACCTCGTGGCCTTCGCGTACGCCGTCCTGCTCCTGATCTCAGTCCTTGTCCACGAACTCGCGCATGCCCTGACGGCGAAAATCTACGGGTGGCCTACGCAAAAGATCGTCCTTAACCTTTGGGGCGGGCATACCCAGTTTGAAAGCTTCACGTCGTCCCCGGGCCGGTCCGTGCTGGTGGCGTTGGCCGGGCCGGCCGCCAACTTCGTCCTGGCGGGCGGAGCCTGGCTGCTGCTTGGCACCGACAGCCTGGGAAGCGTTGCGGAAATCCTGACGAACATCTTCATGTGGGCGAACTTCCTGATCGGCGTCTTCAACGTCCTGCCGGGTCTGCCCCTGGACGGCGGCCGGCTGGTCGAATCCATTGTCTGGAAGGCCACCGGAAGCCAGGCGAAGGGAACCGTGGCGGCCGGCTGGGGCGGCCGGATCATCGTCCTGGCCATCGCCTACTGGTTCCTCCTTCGCCCGTTCCTTGCCGGTGACCAGCCCGACTTCAGCCTCCTCATGATCACCATCCTGGTGGGCGGGTTCCTCTGGATGGGGGCTTCGGCATCCATCCAGCAAGGCACGCTGCGCGGCCGGCTCCCGCTGGTCAGCGCCGCGGCGTTGTCGACGCCGGCCGCGGGGATCCCTGCCACGGGCACGGTCCGGGACGCCCTCCGCCTGGGGGCAGCAGGAACAAAATCCGTGGTGGTCTGCGGAACGGATGGCCGGCCGCAGGCCGTGGTGGACCCGGACGCGCTGGCCTCAGTGCCGGCTGTGGCGGCCGATACCACCCCCATCACCGCCGTATCATTCCCCCTGGCGGCGGGTGCCTACGTACCCGAGTGGTCCAAAGGACAGGAGCTGATCCAGTTCCTGTCGCAGCTTGAGGGACGCCATTATGCAGTGGTGGACCACAACGGCGCAGTCACCGGACTGCTGACCCAGGACGCCGTCCTCGCTGCCATCACCGGAAAGCGCCAGCGCAACGATAGGCACCCCCAAGGCCAGACCCGGTAG
- the arc gene encoding proteasome ATPase, translating to METPNQDSGRTPAEQSAANDLSVADRQVNILRDKLRHIDRQLAAATQNNAKLVSMLETAKAEILRLKNALDQEGQPPYSFGTILQINPRRQPAPGSSGQAATEESVDIFNAGRKMRVGISPLVNINQLAVGQEVLLNEALLIVAGLGYERAGELATLKEMLGRDRALVVGRADEERVVRLSGALLSEKLRVGDALSVDSRTGYALEKVPRSEVENLVLEEVPDITYEDIGGLGPQIEQIRDAVELPFLHPDLYREHGLKAPKGILLYGPPGCGKTLIAKAVANSLAARAAERSGNIDLKSYFLNIKGPELLDKYVGETERHIRLIFSRAREKASDGSPVVVFFDEMDSLFRTRGTGISSDVETTIVPQLLSEIDGVERLDNVIVIGASNREDMIDPAILRPGRLDVKVKIQRPDAEAAADIFNKYITPDLPFHESDLAEHSGDVQATVDAMVQRTVEAMYSTDKSNEFLEVTYANGDTEMLYFKDFNSGAVVQNVVDRAKKYAIKDLLTTHQKGLRIEHLLRAVVDEFREHEDMPNTTNPDDWARISGKKGERITYIRTIVQGKAGQEPGKSIETMPTTGQYL from the coding sequence ATGGAGACACCAAACCAGGACTCCGGACGTACACCGGCAGAGCAGTCTGCCGCCAACGACCTCTCGGTTGCTGACCGCCAGGTCAACATACTTCGGGACAAGCTCAGGCATATCGACCGCCAGCTGGCAGCGGCAACGCAAAACAACGCCAAGCTGGTCAGCATGCTTGAGACTGCGAAGGCAGAGATCCTCCGGCTGAAAAACGCCCTGGACCAGGAAGGGCAGCCGCCCTACAGCTTCGGCACCATCCTCCAGATCAATCCCAGGCGGCAGCCCGCTCCGGGCAGCAGCGGCCAGGCCGCCACCGAGGAATCGGTGGACATCTTCAACGCCGGGCGGAAGATGCGCGTTGGCATCAGCCCCCTGGTGAACATCAACCAGCTCGCGGTGGGGCAGGAGGTCCTGCTGAACGAAGCACTCCTGATCGTGGCCGGACTCGGCTACGAACGCGCGGGCGAGCTTGCCACCCTGAAGGAAATGCTGGGCCGCGACCGCGCCCTTGTAGTGGGCCGCGCCGACGAGGAACGGGTTGTCCGGCTGTCGGGTGCCCTCCTGTCCGAGAAACTCCGGGTTGGCGACGCCCTCTCCGTGGATTCACGGACCGGATATGCACTGGAGAAGGTGCCCCGCTCGGAGGTGGAAAACCTCGTCCTCGAGGAAGTACCGGACATCACCTACGAGGACATTGGCGGCCTTGGCCCGCAAATCGAGCAGATCCGGGACGCCGTCGAACTGCCCTTCCTGCACCCGGACCTCTACCGGGAGCATGGCCTCAAAGCGCCCAAAGGTATCCTCCTGTACGGTCCTCCGGGCTGCGGCAAGACCTTGATCGCCAAGGCCGTTGCCAACTCCCTCGCCGCCCGTGCAGCGGAGCGCTCGGGGAACATCGACTTGAAGAGCTACTTCCTCAACATCAAAGGTCCGGAGCTCCTTGACAAGTACGTGGGTGAAACGGAGCGTCACATCCGACTGATTTTCTCCCGCGCCCGGGAAAAGGCTTCGGACGGCAGCCCCGTGGTGGTGTTCTTTGACGAGATGGACTCGCTGTTCCGCACCCGCGGCACCGGCATCTCGTCCGACGTCGAGACCACCATCGTGCCGCAGCTCCTCAGCGAGATTGACGGCGTAGAGCGCCTCGACAACGTCATCGTCATCGGGGCGTCCAACCGCGAGGACATGATCGACCCCGCGATCCTCCGGCCCGGCCGGCTTGACGTCAAGGTCAAGATCCAGAGGCCCGACGCGGAAGCTGCGGCGGACATCTTCAACAAATACATCACGCCGGATCTCCCGTTCCACGAATCGGACCTGGCCGAGCACAGCGGGGACGTCCAGGCCACAGTGGACGCCATGGTCCAGCGCACAGTGGAAGCCATGTACTCCACCGATAAGTCCAACGAGTTCCTGGAGGTCACCTATGCCAACGGTGACACCGAAATGCTGTACTTCAAGGACTTCAACTCCGGGGCTGTGGTCCAGAACGTGGTGGACCGGGCCAAGAAGTACGCCATCAAGGACCTGCTGACCACACACCAAAAGGGCCTCCGGATTGAGCACCTGCTGCGCGCGGTGGTGGACGAGTTCCGCGAACACGAGGATATGCCCAACACCACCAACCCGGATGACTGGGCACGGATCTCCGGAAAGAAGGGCGAACGGATCACCTACATCCGTACCATCGTCCAGGGCAAGGCCGGCCAGGAGCCGGGCAAGTCCATCGAGACCATGCCAACCACAGGACAGTATCTGTGA
- a CDS encoding tRNA (adenine-N1)-methyltransferase, translating into MSSETAVNDANGAAQAGAAAGGSQPVGAARRRGPFREGERVQLTDERGRMNTITLERGGAFHTHRGFLNHDEIIGKVDGSVVVNNVGQQYQTLRPLLSDFVLSMPRGAAVVYPKDAGQIVTMADIFPGARVVEAGVGSGALSISLLRAVGDSGYLHSFERREEFADIARGNVETIFGGPHPAWQISLGDFQEEVVKAEEPGSVDRVVLDMLAPWECLDAVATVLAPGGVWINYVATVTQLSRTAEAIRADGRFTEPDAWESMVRGWHLEGLAVRPDHRMVAHTGFLLVTRRLADGVTGISVKRRPSKTEFNEEDVNAWTPGAVGERAVSDKKLRRAARDAIAGTNVVDTPEVTN; encoded by the coding sequence ATGAGCAGCGAAACTGCCGTCAACGACGCCAACGGAGCAGCGCAAGCCGGTGCTGCCGCCGGCGGCTCGCAGCCGGTGGGAGCTGCCCGTCGACGCGGGCCCTTCCGCGAAGGCGAACGCGTCCAGCTCACTGACGAGCGTGGCCGCATGAACACCATCACGCTTGAACGCGGCGGCGCATTCCACACCCACCGCGGCTTCCTGAACCACGACGAGATCATCGGCAAGGTCGACGGCTCCGTTGTGGTGAACAACGTGGGCCAGCAGTACCAGACCCTCCGTCCCCTGCTCTCCGACTTCGTGCTCTCCATGCCGCGCGGCGCCGCCGTCGTCTATCCCAAGGATGCAGGCCAGATCGTCACCATGGCCGACATCTTCCCCGGCGCACGCGTGGTGGAGGCCGGCGTCGGCTCCGGCGCCCTCTCCATCTCCCTGCTCCGCGCCGTGGGGGACAGCGGCTACCTGCACTCCTTCGAGCGGCGGGAGGAATTCGCGGACATTGCCCGCGGAAACGTGGAGACCATCTTCGGCGGCCCGCACCCCGCCTGGCAGATCTCCCTCGGTGACTTCCAGGAGGAAGTGGTCAAAGCCGAAGAACCCGGTTCCGTGGACCGAGTTGTCCTGGACATGCTGGCGCCGTGGGAATGCCTCGACGCCGTCGCCACTGTCCTGGCCCCCGGCGGTGTCTGGATCAACTACGTTGCCACGGTCACCCAGCTTTCCCGCACGGCGGAAGCCATCCGTGCGGACGGGCGCTTCACCGAACCTGACGCCTGGGAGTCGATGGTCCGCGGCTGGCACCTTGAAGGCCTCGCCGTTCGCCCCGACCACCGCATGGTGGCCCACACCGGGTTCCTGCTGGTCACCCGGCGGCTCGCCGATGGCGTTACCGGCATTTCGGTCAAGCGCCGCCCGTCCAAGACGGAGTTTAACGAAGAGGATGTCAACGCCTGGACCCCCGGTGCGGTAGGGGAGCGGGCCGTGTCAGACAAGAAACTCCGGCGGGCCGCCCGAGACGCCATCGCGGGCACCAACGTAGTGGACACGCCCGAGGTTACGAACTAG
- a CDS encoding PAC2 family protein gives MNSFEGDTAEQGAGPERERFLQPVADGQRVTVMLAAFEGWNDAGEAASDSLRYLNKLWGGKKVASIDADEYYDFQFTRPTVRRNSAGERKIKWPSTRIYKATAPNSNVDVIFVQGTEPSYKWRAYTAELLAHAEALNVDYVVLVGALLADVPHSRPIPVSTSSDDAPLRERMNLEASQYEGPVGIVGVLSEVALLAGIPAVSLWAAVPHYVAQAPSPKAQLALLHRIEELLQVPLDTHELAEEADAWERGVDELATEDPEIAAYVRQLEEAKDTADLPEASGESIAREFERYLKRRGQDRP, from the coding sequence ATGAATAGCTTCGAGGGAGACACCGCCGAACAGGGTGCCGGACCCGAGCGGGAACGGTTCCTGCAGCCAGTGGCTGACGGACAGCGCGTAACGGTGATGCTTGCCGCCTTTGAAGGGTGGAACGACGCCGGAGAAGCGGCCAGCGATTCGCTGCGCTACCTGAACAAGTTGTGGGGTGGCAAGAAGGTAGCGTCCATCGATGCCGATGAGTACTACGACTTCCAGTTCACCCGTCCCACCGTCCGCCGGAACTCGGCTGGCGAACGCAAGATCAAGTGGCCTTCGACCCGGATCTACAAAGCCACCGCGCCCAACTCCAACGTGGACGTCATCTTTGTGCAGGGGACAGAACCGTCCTATAAATGGCGCGCCTACACTGCAGAACTGCTGGCCCATGCGGAGGCGCTGAATGTGGACTACGTGGTGCTGGTGGGCGCCCTGCTGGCAGACGTCCCGCACAGCCGACCGATCCCGGTAAGCACGTCTTCCGACGACGCCCCGCTCAGGGAGCGGATGAACCTGGAGGCCTCGCAGTACGAAGGCCCAGTGGGCATTGTCGGTGTCCTCTCCGAGGTGGCGCTCCTGGCGGGGATTCCTGCCGTGTCCCTGTGGGCTGCCGTGCCGCACTATGTGGCCCAGGCTCCCTCCCCCAAAGCGCAGCTCGCCCTCCTGCACCGTATCGAGGAGTTGCTGCAGGTGCCCCTCGACACCCATGAGCTGGCCGAGGAGGCTGACGCCTGGGAGCGCGGCGTGGACGAGCTGGCTACCGAGGACCCTGAGATCGCTGCCTACGTGCGGCAGTTGGAGGAGGCAAAGGACACCGCAGACCTTCCCGAGGCCAGCGGCGAATCGATTGCCCGGGAATTTGAGCGCTACCTGAAGCGTCGGGGCCAGGACCGGCCCTGA
- a CDS encoding HAD family hydrolase has protein sequence MDGTIVDTEPYWIAAEHALVEAHGGSWSHDQAMQLVGQSLTFSAGLLQEAGVELEIREIIDTLTAQVVRSVQQQVPWRPGARELLEELHQAGVRCALVTMSEGPLAREVVASLPRPYFEVLVTGDTVSRGKPHPEAYLTAVELLQDNDPHLEIHHCVALEDSVPGVAAAVASGVATVAVPHIVPLPDNGDYALWDTLSGRSLAELEAVLLRLDTTGTAASAGDPHG, from the coding sequence ATGGACGGCACCATCGTGGACACCGAGCCGTACTGGATCGCCGCGGAGCACGCGCTGGTGGAGGCCCACGGCGGCAGCTGGAGCCACGACCAGGCGATGCAGTTGGTTGGCCAGTCGCTGACGTTTTCCGCGGGCCTGCTCCAGGAAGCCGGCGTTGAACTCGAGATCCGCGAAATCATTGACACCCTCACCGCCCAGGTGGTCAGGAGCGTCCAGCAGCAGGTGCCATGGCGGCCCGGCGCCCGTGAACTGCTGGAGGAACTGCACCAGGCCGGTGTCCGCTGCGCCCTGGTCACCATGTCCGAGGGCCCGCTGGCCCGCGAGGTGGTCGCCAGCCTTCCGCGGCCCTACTTCGAGGTGCTGGTAACGGGCGATACCGTCAGCCGGGGCAAGCCGCATCCGGAGGCCTACCTGACCGCCGTGGAACTGCTGCAGGACAACGACCCCCATCTGGAAATCCATCACTGCGTGGCCCTCGAGGACTCAGTGCCGGGCGTGGCCGCGGCCGTGGCCTCCGGCGTCGCCACCGTGGCCGTTCCCCACATCGTGCCGCTGCCGGATAACGGTGACTACGCCCTGTGGGACACGCTCTCCGGCCGCAGCTTGGCTGAGCTCGAAGCCGTCCTTCTGCGGCTTGACACAACCGGAACCGCCGCTTCCGCAGGTGATCCACATGGCTGA